A single genomic interval of Mucilaginibacter robiniae harbors:
- a CDS encoding glycosyltransferase family protein, with the protein MKILFAIQGTGNGHISRAREIVPLLQQYGEVDLLISGTEAEVSLSQPLAYKFHGFSFVFGKKGGVDKWATFKRMNLWQLWRDMHNLPLSHYDLIVNDFEPVSAWACRLQKIPSVSLSHQCSFVSPQTPRPARWNYAEWLFKYYSPTTHHIGFHFERYADFIHTPVIRSEIRQLEPVNKGHYTVYLPAYDEKTLVKCLSKTQVQWHIFSKRQKTFYQTGNIQIYPIDNAKFNQSMASCEGLLTGGGFEGPAEALYLQKKVLMVPMTGQYEQQCNALAASHMGVPVIPAINSTTLPIINQWIADDKRIKVDFPDETAQIVDRMVKQYARPHTVLA; encoded by the coding sequence ATGAAAATACTATTTGCTATACAGGGAACGGGTAACGGGCATATTAGCCGTGCTCGCGAAATTGTACCCCTGCTACAGCAATATGGTGAAGTGGACTTATTAATAAGTGGGACCGAAGCCGAAGTATCCTTATCACAGCCACTCGCTTATAAATTTCATGGGTTTAGTTTTGTGTTTGGCAAAAAAGGCGGTGTAGATAAGTGGGCTACTTTCAAACGCATGAATTTGTGGCAGCTTTGGCGCGATATGCATAACCTGCCCTTGAGCCATTATGATTTAATTGTGAATGATTTTGAGCCGGTAAGTGCCTGGGCCTGCCGCTTGCAAAAAATACCTTCAGTTTCGCTAAGTCATCAATGTTCTTTTGTTTCGCCCCAAACACCACGGCCTGCACGCTGGAACTATGCTGAGTGGTTGTTTAAATATTATTCGCCTACTACCCACCACATCGGCTTTCATTTTGAACGCTATGCCGATTTTATACATACCCCTGTTATTCGTAGTGAAATACGGCAGCTAGAGCCGGTTAACAAAGGGCATTATACCGTATATCTGCCAGCTTATGATGAAAAGACATTGGTAAAATGCTTGAGCAAAACACAGGTGCAATGGCATATATTTTCTAAGCGGCAAAAAACTTTCTACCAAACAGGTAATATTCAAATATATCCGATTGATAATGCTAAATTTAATCAAAGCATGGCGAGTTGTGAAGGCTTGTTAACAGGTGGAGGTTTTGAGGGCCCTGCTGAAGCATTGTATCTGCAAAAGAAAGTACTGATGGTACCCATGACGGGGCAATATGAACAGCAATGTAATGCTTTAGCGGCCTCACATATGGGTGTGCCAGTTATCCCAGCCATTAATAGCACCACCTTGCCGATTATCAACCAATGGATTGCAGATGATAAACGGATAAAGGTTGATTTTCCGGATGAAACAGCTCAGATAGTTGATCGGATGGTAAAGCAGTATGCCCGACCTCACACTGTTTTAGCTTAA